A part of Gammaproteobacteria bacterium genomic DNA contains:
- the gap gene encoding type I glyceraldehyde-3-phosphate dehydrogenase encodes MAIKVAINGYGRIGRNILRALYDAGRTGEIQIVAVNDLGDASINAHLTRYDTVHGKFAGSVAVDGDSLVVNGDRIRVLSQHDPAKLPWGELGVDVVMECTGLFTSKEKAGAHLAGGAKKVIISAPGGKDIDATVVYGVNHKTLKASDTIISNASCTTNCLAPLVAPLHEKIGVVRGLMTTIHSYTNDQVLTDVFHKDLRRARSATMSMIPTKTGAAAAVGLVLPELNGKLDGFAMRVPTINVSVVDLTFEAARPTSKDEVNAILKEAAQGELKGILAYNEEPLVSIDFNHTAVSSTYDAGLTKVIDGKLVKVLSWYDNEWGFCNRMLDTTLALMKAK; translated from the coding sequence ATGGCAATCAAGGTCGCAATCAACGGCTACGGGCGCATCGGCCGCAACATCCTGCGCGCGCTCTACGATGCGGGCCGGACCGGGGAGATCCAGATCGTCGCAGTCAACGATCTGGGCGACGCCAGCATCAACGCGCACCTGACGCGCTACGACACCGTTCACGGCAAGTTCGCGGGCAGCGTCGCGGTGGACGGCGACTCCCTGGTGGTCAACGGCGACCGCATCCGGGTCCTCTCCCAGCACGACCCCGCGAAGCTGCCCTGGGGCGAGCTCGGAGTGGACGTGGTGATGGAGTGCACGGGCCTCTTCACCAGCAAGGAGAAGGCGGGCGCGCACCTCGCCGGCGGCGCGAAGAAGGTCATCATCTCGGCGCCGGGCGGCAAGGACATCGACGCCACCGTCGTCTACGGCGTCAACCACAAGACGCTGAAGGCCTCGGACACGATCATCTCCAACGCCTCCTGCACCACCAACTGCCTCGCGCCCCTGGTGGCCCCGCTGCACGAGAAGATCGGCGTCGTGCGCGGCCTGATGACGACCATCCACTCCTACACCAACGACCAGGTCCTCACCGACGTCTTCCACAAGGACCTGCGCCGGGCCCGCTCGGCCACCATGTCCATGATCCCCACCAAGACCGGCGCCGCGGCGGCGGTCGGCCTCGTGCTCCCCGAGCTGAACGGCAAGCTCGACGGCTTCGCGATGCGCGTGCCGACGATCAACGTCTCGGTGGTGGACCTCACCTTCGAGGCCGCGCGCCCGACGAGCAAGGACGAGGTCAACGCGATCCTGAAGGAGGCCGCGCAGGGCGAGCTGAAGGGGATCCTCGCCTACAACGAGGAGCCGCTCGTCTCCATCGACTTCAACCACACCGCCGTCTCCTCCACCTACGACGCGGGCCTCACCAAGGTCATCGACGGCAAGCTGGTGAAGGTCCTGTCCTGGTACGACAACGAGTGGGGCTTCTGCAACCGCATGCTCGACACCACGCTCGCCCTGATGAAGGCGAAGTGA
- a CDS encoding phosphoglycerate kinase, with product MNVIKMTDLDLRGKRVLVRADLNVPVKDGRVTSDARISASMPTFRHALDQGARVMVVSHLGRPTEGEYSEENSLRPVAEDLSAKLGRPVRLIRDWVEGGFEVAEGELVLLENVRFNRGEKKNLDETAKKYAALCDVFVMDAFGTAHRAEGSTHGVARFAPVACAGILLTRELDALQQALAHPARPMVAIVGGSKVSTKLTVLEALSEKVDQLVVGGGMGNTFLKASGKNVGKSLCEDDLVPVARDLMKKMSARGATIPVAVDVVVGKNLDAAEPAVVKDAGAVADDDMILDIGPRSARELADIILAAGTVVWNGPVGVFEFDQFGAGTRTIAEAIAATRAFTLAGGGDTIAAIQKYGIYDKVSYISTAGGAFLEFLEGKKLPAVAILEERATGK from the coding sequence ATGAACGTCATCAAGATGACGGACCTCGACCTCAGGGGGAAGCGCGTGCTCGTGCGCGCCGACCTGAACGTGCCGGTGAAGGACGGCAGGGTGACGAGCGACGCCCGCATCAGCGCCTCGATGCCCACGTTCCGCCACGCGCTGGACCAGGGCGCTCGGGTGATGGTCGTTTCCCACCTGGGGCGCCCCACGGAAGGCGAATACTCCGAGGAGAACTCCCTGCGCCCCGTCGCCGAGGACCTCTCCGCCAAGCTCGGCCGGCCGGTGCGGCTCATCCGGGACTGGGTCGAGGGGGGCTTCGAGGTGGCCGAGGGCGAGCTGGTCCTCCTCGAGAACGTGCGCTTCAACCGGGGTGAGAAGAAGAACCTCGACGAGACGGCGAAGAAGTACGCGGCACTCTGCGACGTGTTCGTGATGGACGCCTTCGGCACCGCGCACCGGGCCGAGGGCTCCACCCACGGCGTCGCGCGCTTCGCCCCCGTCGCCTGCGCCGGGATCCTGCTCACGCGGGAGCTCGACGCGCTCCAACAAGCCCTCGCCCACCCCGCCCGGCCAATGGTCGCCATCGTCGGCGGCTCGAAGGTCTCCACCAAGCTGACGGTGCTCGAGGCGCTCTCCGAGAAGGTCGACCAACTGGTGGTCGGCGGCGGCATGGGCAACACGTTCCTCAAGGCGAGCGGGAAGAACGTGGGCAAGTCGCTCTGCGAGGACGACCTCGTCCCCGTCGCCCGGGACCTGATGAAGAAGATGAGCGCGCGCGGCGCGACCATCCCCGTCGCGGTGGACGTGGTCGTGGGCAAGAACCTCGACGCCGCCGAGCCGGCCGTCGTGAAGGACGCGGGCGCGGTGGCCGACGACGACATGATCCTCGACATCGGCCCGCGCAGCGCCCGGGAACTGGCCGACATCATCCTCGCGGCCGGCACGGTCGTCTGGAACGGGCCGGTCGGCGTCTTCGAATTCGATCAGTTCGGCGCCGGCACCCGCACCATCGCCGAGGCGATCGCCGCAACCCGGGCCTTCACCCTCGCCGGCGGGGGCGACACCATCGCCGCCATCCAGAAGTACGGCATCTACGACAAGGTGTCGTACATCTCCACCGCGGGCGGCGCCTTCCTCGAGTTCCTCGAGGGCAAGAAGCTGCCCGCAGTCGCCATCCTCGAAGAGCGCGCCACCGGGAAGTAG
- the metF gene encoding methylenetetrahydrofolate reductase [NAD(P)H]: MESQRRHPRTFSFEFFPPKTEEGQAKLRGVRDRLARLGPRFFSVTYGAGGSTRDRTRETVLEVQRESGVDCAPHISCIGASRESIREMLEDYRAQGIARLVALRGDMPSGMHEPGDFRYARDLVEFIRAETGRHFHIEVAAYPEFHPQARSAPADLEAFRNKVEAGADGAITQYFFNADAYLRFVESCEAMGLAVPIVPGIMPITNYAQLARFSDASGAEIPRWLRRRLEALGEDAGAIAELGADVVSELCARLLEEGAPGLHFYTMNRAEPTLAIWERLGLGGRG; this comes from the coding sequence ATGGAATCCCAACGCCGCCACCCCCGGACCTTCAGCTTCGAGTTCTTCCCCCCCAAGACGGAGGAAGGACAGGCGAAGCTGCGGGGGGTCCGCGACCGCCTGGCGCGCCTCGGGCCCCGGTTCTTCTCGGTGACTTACGGGGCCGGGGGCTCCACCCGGGACCGCACGCGGGAGACCGTGCTCGAGGTCCAGCGCGAGTCGGGGGTGGACTGCGCGCCCCACATCTCCTGCATCGGCGCGAGCCGCGAGAGCATCCGCGAGATGCTCGAGGACTACCGCGCCCAGGGGATCGCGCGCCTCGTGGCGCTGCGCGGCGACATGCCCTCGGGGATGCACGAGCCGGGCGACTTCCGCTATGCGCGCGACCTCGTCGAGTTCATCCGCGCCGAGACCGGGCGCCACTTCCACATCGAGGTGGCGGCCTACCCCGAGTTCCACCCCCAGGCGCGCAGCGCGCCGGCGGACCTCGAGGCCTTCCGGAACAAGGTGGAGGCGGGTGCCGACGGCGCGATCACCCAGTATTTCTTCAACGCCGACGCCTACCTGCGCTTCGTGGAGAGCTGCGAGGCGATGGGGCTCGCCGTGCCCATCGTCCCCGGGATCATGCCGATCACGAATTACGCCCAGCTCGCGCGCTTCTCGGACGCCAGCGGCGCGGAGATCCCGCGCTGGCTGCGCAGGCGCCTGGAGGCCCTCGGCGAGGACGCCGGGGCCATCGCCGAGCTCGGTGCCGATGTGGTGAGCGAGCTCTGCGCCCGCCTGCTCGAAGAGGGCGCGCCGGGGCTGCACTTCTACACGATGAATCGCGCCGAGCCGACGCTCGCCATCTGGGAGCGCCTGGGTCTCGGCGGGCGGGGGTAG
- the metK gene encoding methionine adenosyltransferase: MADSFLFTSESVSEGHPDKVADQVSDAVLDAYLAQDRRARVACETLVKTGMVVLAGEITSNASVDYDQLVRQAIREIGYSGSDMGFDWQTCAVLTAIGKQSGDIAMGVDETGEHEQGAGDQGLMFGYATRETDVLMPAPITYAHRLVARQAEVRKAGRLPWLRPDAKSQVTFRYENHRPVAIEAVVLSTQHGPDVGITTLREAVMEEIVKPVLPTEWLTRETRYHINPTGRFVIGGPLGDAGVTGRKIIVDTYGGMGRHGGGAFSGKDPSKVDRSAAYAARYVAKNLVAAGLAERCEIQVSYAIGVARPTSISVDTFGTGRVSDARLAELIQAHFDLRPKGLITMLDLLHPIYRRTAAYGHFGREEFPWERVDKAEELREAAGL; this comes from the coding sequence ATGGCGGACAGCTTCCTCTTCACCTCCGAGTCGGTCTCGGAGGGGCACCCGGACAAGGTCGCCGACCAGGTATCGGACGCCGTTCTGGATGCCTACCTGGCTCAGGACCGCCGGGCCCGCGTGGCCTGCGAGACCCTGGTCAAGACCGGCATGGTGGTGCTCGCCGGGGAGATCACGAGCAACGCCTCGGTCGACTACGACCAGCTCGTGCGCCAGGCGATCCGGGAGATCGGCTACTCTGGCTCGGACATGGGCTTCGACTGGCAGACCTGCGCGGTGCTGACCGCCATCGGCAAGCAGTCGGGCGACATCGCCATGGGCGTCGACGAGACCGGCGAGCACGAGCAGGGTGCCGGTGACCAGGGGCTGATGTTTGGCTACGCGACTCGCGAGACCGACGTCCTGATGCCGGCCCCCATCACCTACGCCCACCGGCTGGTCGCCCGCCAGGCCGAGGTGCGCAAGGCCGGGCGCCTGCCGTGGCTGCGCCCGGACGCCAAGAGCCAGGTGACCTTCCGCTACGAGAACCACCGGCCGGTGGCGATCGAGGCGGTGGTGCTCTCGACCCAACACGGGCCGGACGTGGGGATCACCACCCTGCGCGAGGCGGTGATGGAGGAGATCGTGAAGCCCGTGCTGCCGACCGAGTGGCTCACGCGGGAGACCCGCTACCACATCAATCCGACCGGGCGCTTCGTCATCGGCGGCCCGCTCGGCGACGCCGGGGTCACGGGGCGCAAGATCATCGTGGACACCTACGGCGGCATGGGCCGCCACGGCGGCGGCGCCTTCTCGGGCAAGGACCCGAGCAAGGTCGACCGCTCGGCCGCCTACGCCGCGCGCTACGTCGCGAAGAACCTGGTGGCCGCGGGGCTCGCCGAGCGCTGCGAGATCCAGGTCTCCTACGCCATCGGCGTGGCCCGCCCGACCTCCATCTCGGTGGACACCTTCGGCACGGGGCGGGTCTCCGACGCGCGGCTCGCCGAGCTCATCCAGGCGCACTTCGACCTGCGCCCGAAGGGCCTCATCACGATGCTCGACCTGCTGCACCCCATCTACCGCAGGACCGCGGCCTACGGCCATTTCGGGCGCGAGGAGTTCCCCTGGGAACGGGTGGACAAGGCCGAGGAGCTGCGCGAGGCGGCCGGCCTCTGA
- the tkt gene encoding transketolase produces the protein MPSRRDLANAIRALSMDAVQKARSGHPGAPMGMADIAEVLWNDFLKHNPADPAWPDRDRFVLSNGHGSMLLYSLLHLSGYELSLEDLRQFRQLHSKTPGHPEHGYTPGVETTTGPLGQGLANAVGMALAEKVLAAQFNRPGHAVVDHYTYVFLGDGCMMEGISHEVCSLAGTWGLGKLVAFYDDNGISIDGHVEGWLTDDTPARFEAYGWHVIRDVDGHDAASIRRAAEEARAERDRPTLVCCKTVIGYGSPNLAGSHDCHGSPLGEEEVAATRENIGWPHPPFVIPEEIYAAWSARVRGAAAQDEWRERFVAYRAAFPELAAELERRLAGDLPADWEEKASAFVDAVAAKAESIATRKASQNALDGFGPLLPELLGGSADLAGSNLTLWKGSKGVRRDDASGNYVHYGVREFGMSALMNGAALHGGFIPYGGTFLVFMDYARNAVRMAALMKQRCVFVYTHDSIGLGEDGPTHQPVEQVAALRLTPNMSVWRPADAVETALAWKAALERRTGPTSLVLSRQNLAHQPRTPAQMAAVARGGYVLLEPTGGPEAILIATGSEVALAVDAARRLNDRGRRVRVVSMPSTDVFDAQDAAYRESVLPAAVAARVALEALVADGWYKYVGTAGRVVGMRSFGESGPAGALFKHFGFTTENVVQALEEVLAA, from the coding sequence ATGCCCTCCCGGAGAGACCTCGCGAACGCCATCCGCGCCCTCAGCATGGACGCGGTCCAGAAGGCCCGGTCGGGACACCCCGGCGCGCCGATGGGCATGGCGGACATCGCCGAGGTGCTCTGGAACGACTTCCTCAAGCACAACCCGGCCGACCCCGCGTGGCCGGACCGCGACCGCTTCGTGCTCTCGAACGGCCACGGCTCGATGCTGCTCTACTCCCTGCTGCACCTCTCGGGCTACGAGCTCTCCCTGGAGGACCTCAGGCAGTTCCGCCAGCTGCACTCGAAGACCCCCGGCCACCCCGAGCACGGCTACACCCCGGGCGTGGAGACCACCACCGGCCCGCTCGGCCAGGGGCTCGCCAACGCCGTCGGTATGGCGCTCGCCGAGAAGGTCCTGGCCGCCCAGTTCAACCGGCCCGGCCACGCCGTGGTGGACCACTACACCTACGTCTTCCTCGGTGACGGCTGCATGATGGAGGGGATCTCCCACGAGGTCTGCTCCCTCGCCGGCACCTGGGGGCTCGGCAAGCTCGTCGCCTTCTACGACGACAACGGGATCTCCATCGACGGCCACGTCGAGGGCTGGCTCACCGACGACACCCCCGCGCGCTTCGAGGCCTACGGCTGGCACGTCATTCGGGACGTGGACGGCCACGACGCCGCCTCCATCCGGCGGGCGGCCGAGGAGGCGCGCGCCGAGCGCGACCGCCCGACCCTCGTCTGCTGCAAGACCGTCATCGGCTACGGCTCCCCGAACCTCGCCGGGAGCCACGACTGCCACGGCTCGCCCCTCGGCGAGGAGGAGGTCGCGGCGACCCGCGAGAACATCGGCTGGCCCCACCCGCCCTTCGTGATCCCCGAGGAGATCTACGCCGCCTGGAGCGCCCGCGTCCGGGGCGCCGCGGCGCAGGACGAGTGGCGGGAGCGCTTCGTGGCCTATCGGGCCGCCTTCCCCGAGCTCGCGGCCGAGCTCGAGAGGCGCCTCGCCGGCGATCTCCCCGCGGACTGGGAGGAGAAGGCCAGCGCCTTCGTGGACGCCGTGGCCGCGAAGGCCGAGAGCATCGCGACCCGCAAGGCCTCGCAGAACGCGCTCGACGGCTTCGGTCCGCTGCTGCCGGAACTCCTCGGCGGCTCGGCCGACCTCGCCGGCTCGAACCTGACGCTCTGGAAGGGATCGAAGGGCGTGCGCAGGGACGACGCCTCGGGCAACTACGTCCACTACGGCGTGCGCGAGTTCGGGATGTCGGCCCTCATGAACGGCGCCGCCCTGCACGGCGGGTTCATCCCCTACGGCGGCACGTTCCTCGTCTTCATGGACTACGCGCGCAACGCGGTGCGCATGGCAGCGTTGATGAAGCAGCGCTGCGTCTTCGTCTACACGCACGACTCGATCGGCCTCGGCGAGGACGGCCCGACCCACCAGCCGGTGGAGCAGGTCGCGGCCCTGCGCCTGACGCCCAACATGTCGGTGTGGCGCCCGGCCGACGCGGTGGAGACCGCCCTCGCCTGGAAGGCCGCGCTCGAGCGCCGGACCGGGCCCACGAGCCTCGTCCTGTCGCGCCAGAACCTCGCCCACCAGCCGCGCACCCCGGCGCAGATGGCCGCCGTCGCCCGCGGCGGCTACGTGCTCCTGGAGCCCACCGGGGGGCCGGAGGCGATCCTGATCGCCACGGGCTCCGAGGTCGCCCTCGCGGTCGACGCCGCCCGCCGGCTGAACGACCGGGGACGGCGGGTACGGGTCGTGTCCATGCCCTCGACCGACGTGTTCGACGCCCAGGACGCCGCCTACCGCGAGTCCGTGCTGCCGGCGGCGGTCGCCGCGCGGGTCGCGCTCGAGGCGCTCGTCGCGGACGGGTGGTACAAGTACGTGGGGACCGCAGGCCGGGTCGTCGGCATGCGCAGCTTCGGCGAATCGGGCCCCGCGGGGGCCCTGTTCAAGCACTTCGGATTCACCACGGAGAACGTGGTCCAGGCACTCGAGGAAGTCCTCGCCGCCTGA
- a CDS encoding AAA family ATPase has product MYYEHFGLTEPPFRITPDTRLFFPGGSRGAILDAIVYAIASGEGIIKVIGEVGSGKTMICRMLEVKLPESIEVVYLANPSLSPENILHAIAFEMKLPLPPGAGRLEVMHALHARLLEKHADNRQVVMFVEEAQRMPLDTLEEIRLLSNLETEREKLLQIVLFGQPELERNLSPTHIRQLKERITHGFVLPRLEAEEIREYLDFRMRSAGYKGPPVFSPAAVKLISRASEGLIRRINVLADKALLAAYAGGTHEVTRREARSAIRDSEFGGPRWTFDWRVASLFGAAALGAGVMWFAQGGYRHVPGLAGFGEGGAPTAVASGPVVRAASEGPPAAPAAPAAPAASAVPGGTGAAVAPVVAPEPRVETAAAVGTSDPRPQTAVPAAVPPAASPEPVSTPLSPPAPEARPTPTPTPTPTPAPEPRVDAVAPAATSEPPVEPAPAVAPPAAAPVAAAPPPPARPGAGRESAYVARRLAATTEWLKTADASRYSIQLMHIGIDRGAGLEASLRHGGLGADLERVWLYRTRIGGVELLSVLLGDFPSQDEARRALQELPPALRQAKPFVRPLREIRGGNAGVSG; this is encoded by the coding sequence ATGTACTACGAGCACTTCGGTCTCACCGAGCCGCCCTTCCGGATCACGCCGGACACGCGGCTGTTCTTCCCGGGCGGGAGCCGGGGCGCGATCCTCGACGCCATCGTCTACGCGATCGCCAGCGGCGAAGGGATCATCAAGGTCATCGGCGAGGTCGGCAGCGGCAAGACCATGATCTGCCGCATGCTGGAGGTGAAGCTGCCGGAGTCGATCGAGGTCGTGTACCTCGCCAACCCGAGCCTCTCGCCGGAAAACATCCTGCACGCCATCGCCTTCGAGATGAAGCTGCCCCTGCCCCCGGGCGCGGGGCGGCTCGAGGTGATGCACGCCCTGCACGCCCGGCTCCTGGAGAAGCACGCCGACAACCGCCAGGTGGTGATGTTCGTCGAGGAGGCCCAGCGCATGCCGCTGGACACCCTCGAGGAGATCCGGCTCCTCTCCAACCTGGAGACCGAGCGCGAGAAGCTCCTGCAGATCGTGCTCTTCGGCCAGCCCGAGCTGGAGCGCAACCTGAGCCCGACGCACATCCGCCAGCTCAAGGAGCGCATCACCCACGGGTTCGTCCTGCCGCGCCTGGAGGCCGAGGAGATCCGGGAGTACCTGGACTTCCGCATGCGCTCGGCCGGCTACAAGGGTCCGCCGGTCTTCTCCCCCGCCGCCGTGAAGCTCATCTCGCGCGCCTCCGAGGGCCTCATCCGGCGCATCAACGTACTGGCCGACAAGGCGCTCCTCGCGGCCTACGCCGGGGGCACCCACGAGGTGACGCGGCGCGAGGCCCGCTCGGCCATCCGCGACAGCGAGTTCGGGGGGCCGCGCTGGACCTTCGACTGGCGGGTGGCGAGCCTGTTCGGGGCGGCGGCCCTCGGCGCCGGGGTGATGTGGTTCGCCCAGGGCGGCTACCGGCATGTTCCGGGGCTCGCCGGGTTCGGGGAGGGCGGTGCGCCCACGGCTGTGGCCAGCGGCCCGGTGGTGCGCGCGGCCTCCGAGGGTCCTCCGGCGGCTCCCGCGGCTCCCGCGGCTCCCGCGGCTTCCGCGGTCCCCGGGGGGACCGGCGCGGCGGTGGCCCCTGTCGTGGCCCCCGAGCCGCGGGTCGAGACGGCGGCCGCTGTCGGTACCTCCGATCCGCGGCCCCAGACGGCGGTTCCAGCCGCCGTCCCGCCGGCCGCGTCTCCCGAGCCCGTTTCCACGCCCCTGTCGCCACCCGCGCCGGAGGCCCGTCCGACCCCGACCCCGACCCCGACCCCGACCCCGGCCCCCGAGCCGCGGGTCGACGCGGTGGCCCCTGCGGCAACCTCCGAGCCTCCGGTCGAGCCGGCCCCGGCCGTCGCGCCCCCGGCTGCTGCGCCCGTGGCTGCCGCTCCTCCGCCACCGGCTCGTCCCGGGGCGGGCCGCGAATCCGCCTACGTCGCGCGCAGGCTTGCCGCCACGACCGAGTGGCTAAAGACTGCCGACGCAAGCCGATACAGCATTCAATTGATGCACATTGGCATAGACCGTGGCGCAGGGCTTGAGGCAAGCTTGCGTCATGGAGGGCTCGGCGCCGACCTGGAGCGTGTGTGGCTCTACCGCACGCGGATCGGGGGCGTCGAGCTGTTGAGCGTCCTGCTCGGGGACTTCCCGAGTCAGGACGAGGCGCGCCGGGCGCTCCAGGAACTGCCGCCGGCGCTACGCCAGGCAAAGCCGTTCGTGCGGCCGCTGCGGGAAATCCGGGGCGGGAACGCGGGAGTCAGCGGGTGA
- a CDS encoding sigma-54-dependent Fis family transcriptional regulator: MSEETPRSVAGSGGGELPTLVLIDDDPLIAESLAFVLRDEYAVSVAATRADARALLQRLPQPPALALVDLGLPPTPHSPEEGFTLVGELLAFNPRMKILILSGQSDRRNIQHALTLGAVDFVPKPTDVPLLKARLAHQLMLLDAERVEAEQPVETCGLLGGSPAMATLRAQARQFADTPFPVLIEGESGSGKELVAQCLHSSSQRAGEPFLTLNCAAMAADLIEAQLFGHARGAFTGATSARSGFFEEAGTGTLFLDEVGEFPLELQPKLLRVLENGEYYRVGETRPRRSSARIIAATNRDQREQVRTGRFREDLYHRLGVLTIRVPPLRERGEDALELLDHFRQLYSGSLAPFSMDEEARRRLARYPFPGNVRELRNIVIRLAAKHAGERVTRAVLDAELDPDLAAPLPAGEEGLDERAEQQIRATGFQLDGVLTEWERRYVNAALRLAQGNLSQAARLLGVNRTTLYSRIQRLNGAGP; encoded by the coding sequence ATGAGCGAGGAGACGCCGAGGTCGGTCGCCGGTTCGGGGGGAGGAGAGCTCCCGACGCTGGTATTGATCGACGACGACCCGCTCATCGCCGAGTCCCTCGCCTTCGTGCTGCGGGACGAGTACGCGGTCTCCGTCGCGGCGACTCGGGCCGATGCCCGGGCGCTCCTGCAGCGCCTCCCGCAACCTCCCGCGCTGGCACTGGTGGACCTCGGGCTGCCGCCCACGCCCCACTCGCCCGAGGAGGGCTTCACGCTGGTGGGCGAGCTGCTCGCCTTCAACCCGCGCATGAAGATCCTCATCCTCTCGGGCCAGAGCGACCGCCGGAACATCCAGCACGCGCTCACCCTCGGCGCGGTCGACTTCGTTCCGAAGCCGACCGACGTCCCGCTGCTGAAGGCCCGGCTCGCGCACCAGCTGATGCTGCTTGACGCCGAGCGGGTCGAGGCCGAGCAGCCGGTGGAGACCTGCGGGCTCCTCGGCGGCAGTCCGGCCATGGCCACCCTGCGGGCCCAGGCCCGGCAGTTCGCGGACACGCCCTTCCCGGTGCTGATCGAGGGCGAGTCCGGCAGCGGCAAGGAGCTCGTCGCCCAGTGCCTGCACTCGAGCAGCCAGCGGGCCGGGGAGCCGTTCCTCACCCTGAACTGCGCGGCGATGGCCGCGGACCTGATCGAGGCGCAGCTCTTCGGCCACGCCCGCGGGGCCTTCACCGGGGCGACCTCCGCGCGCTCGGGCTTCTTCGAGGAGGCTGGCACCGGCACCCTGTTCCTCGACGAGGTCGGGGAGTTTCCCCTCGAGCTGCAGCCGAAGCTCCTGCGCGTGCTCGAGAACGGCGAGTACTACCGGGTGGGCGAGACCCGCCCGCGGCGCTCCTCGGCGCGGATCATCGCGGCGACCAACCGCGACCAGCGCGAGCAGGTGCGCACCGGGCGCTTCCGCGAGGACCTCTACCACCGGCTCGGCGTGCTCACCATCCGGGTTCCCCCCCTGCGGGAGCGGGGCGAGGACGCGCTCGAGCTCCTCGACCACTTCCGTCAGCTCTACTCCGGCAGCCTCGCGCCCTTCTCCATGGACGAGGAGGCCCGGCGGCGCCTGGCGCGCTACCCCTTCCCGGGCAACGTCCGGGAGCTGCGCAACATCGTCATCCGGCTCGCCGCCAAGCACGCGGGGGAGCGGGTGACGCGGGCGGTGCTCGACGCGGAGCTCGACCCGGACCTGGCCGCACCGCTCCCGGCGGGCGAGGAGGGGCTGGACGAGCGCGCGGAGCAGCAGATCCGGGCGACCGGGTTCCAGCTCGACGGGGTGCTCACCGAGTGGGAGCGCCGCTACGTGAACGCTGCGCTGCGGCTCGCCCAGGGCAACCTGAGCCAGGCCGCGCGTCTGCTCGGGGTGAACCGGACCACGCTCTACAGCCGGATCCAGCGCCTGAACGGAGCGGGGCCCTAG
- a CDS encoding adenosylhomocysteinase — protein MSNQPAVPPSHDHPDYKVADIALAEWGRKEIRIAESEMPGLMALREEYRGQKPLAGARVAGCLHMTIQTAVLIETLVELGAEVRWSSCNIFSTQDHAAAAIAAAGIPVFAWKGETEEEYWWCVDQTIFGPGGWRPTLLVDDGGDLTLVLHEKYPELLAHVRGLSEETTTGVHRLYEMMKQGTLKVPAFNVNDSVTKSKFDNLYGCRESLVDGIKRATDVMIAGKIALVAGYGDVGKGCCQSLRGLGAQVWVTEIDPICALQAAMEGYRVVTMEEAAPLADIFVTATGNVRVIGLEHVQAMKNEAIVCNIGHFDAEIDVAALRQFPWENIKPQVDHVIFPDGKRVILLAEGRLVNLGCATGHPSFVMSASFTNQVTAQIELWQNGERYERKVYTLPKHLDEKVARLHLPKLGVHLTRLNAEQAAYIGVPVDGPYKPEYYRY, from the coding sequence ATGAGCAACCAGCCCGCCGTCCCACCGAGCCACGACCACCCCGACTACAAGGTCGCCGACATCGCCCTCGCCGAGTGGGGTCGCAAGGAGATCCGGATCGCCGAGAGCGAGATGCCGGGCCTGATGGCGCTGCGCGAGGAATACCGCGGGCAGAAGCCGCTCGCGGGCGCGCGCGTCGCGGGCTGCCTGCACATGACCATCCAGACCGCGGTCCTGATCGAGACCCTGGTGGAGCTCGGCGCCGAGGTCCGCTGGTCCTCCTGCAACATCTTCTCCACCCAGGACCACGCGGCGGCCGCCATCGCCGCGGCGGGCATCCCGGTCTTCGCCTGGAAGGGCGAGACCGAGGAGGAGTACTGGTGGTGCGTCGACCAGACCATCTTCGGGCCGGGCGGCTGGCGTCCCACCCTGCTGGTGGACGACGGCGGTGACCTCACGCTCGTGTTGCACGAGAAGTACCCGGAGCTCCTCGCCCACGTGCGCGGGCTCTCGGAGGAGACCACCACGGGCGTGCACCGGCTCTACGAGATGATGAAGCAGGGCACGCTCAAGGTGCCCGCCTTCAACGTCAACGACTCGGTCACCAAGAGCAAGTTCGACAACCTCTACGGCTGCCGCGAGTCGCTGGTCGACGGCATCAAGCGCGCCACCGACGTGATGATCGCGGGCAAGATCGCGCTCGTCGCGGGCTACGGTGACGTGGGCAAGGGCTGCTGCCAGTCCCTGCGCGGGCTGGGGGCCCAGGTGTGGGTGACCGAGATCGACCCCATCTGCGCCCTGCAGGCCGCCATGGAGGGTTACCGCGTGGTCACGATGGAAGAGGCCGCGCCGCTCGCGGACATCTTCGTCACCGCCACGGGCAACGTGCGCGTCATCGGGCTCGAACACGTGCAGGCGATGAAGAACGAGGCGATCGTCTGCAACATCGGGCACTTCGACGCCGAGATCGACGTGGCGGCGCTGCGTCAGTTCCCCTGGGAGAACATCAAGCCCCAGGTGGACCACGTGATCTTCCCCGACGGCAAGCGCGTCATCCTCCTCGCGGAGGGGCGCCTGGTGAACCTCGGCTGCGCCACCGGCCACCCGAGCTTCGTGATGTCGGCGTCGTTCACCAACCAGGTGACCGCGCAGATCGAGCTCTGGCAGAACGGGGAGCGCTACGAGCGCAAGGTCTACACGCTGCCCAAGCACCTCGACGAGAAGGTGGCGCGCCTGCACCTGCCGAAGCTCGGCGTGCACCTCACGCGCCTGAACGCGGAGCAGGCCGCCTACATCGGCGTGCCGGTGGACGGCCCCTACAAGCCCGAGTACTACCGCTACTGA